One Caretta caretta isolate rCarCar2 chromosome 6, rCarCar1.hap1, whole genome shotgun sequence genomic region harbors:
- the HAUS2 gene encoding HAUS augmin-like complex subunit 2: MACSNPWDAAQPTAAGLVLAKCLAAGVVTQEMLDLSAKQAPCFVHLTEVEKIADIRAEINQKSLETEILGLEKETADIAHPYFLTQKCQALQVMNKHLEAVLKEKRTLRQRLMKPLCQENLPIEAIFHRYVAELLTLAVAFIEKLESHLQTIRSIPQIPLTMKNMDNALAKINLLVTETEELAEQILTWREMQKGIHYDNSQITNESDPSFRSLVSP, translated from the exons ATGGCCTGTTCGAACCCTTGGGACGCGGCTCAGCCCACAGCCGCGGGGCTGGTGCTGGCCAAGTGCCTGGCGGCGGGTGTGGTGACCCAG GAGATGTTGGATTTATCTGCTAAACAAGCCCCATGCTTTGTGCACCTCACTGAGGTAGAGAAAATTGCAGACATCCGAGCTGAAATAAACCAG AAGAGCCTGGAAACTGAAATCCTGGGACTGGAAAAGGAAACTGCAGATATTGCTCACCCATACTTCCTGA CTCAGAAATGCCAAGCTCTGCAAGTTATGAATAAACACTTGGAAGCAGTGCTGAAAGAGAAGAGGACTCTCCGGCAGAGGTTAATGAAGCCCTTGTGTCAAGAGAACTTGCCTATTGAAGCTATATTCCACAG GTATGTAGCAGAGTTATTGACATTGGCAGTGGCCTTCATTGAGAAACTGGAAAGCCACTTGCAGACAATAAGGAGCATCCCTCAGATACCCCTGACCATGAAAAACATG GACAATGCTCTGGCAAAAATTAACTTGCTTGTGACAGAGACTGAAGAGCTGGCAGAGCAGATACTGACGTGGAGAGAGATGCAAAAAGGAATCCATTATGACAACTCCCAGATCACTAATGAATCCGATCCTAGCTTCAGAAGCTTAGTTTCACCATAA